Proteins from a genomic interval of Sphingobacterium sp. SYP-B4668:
- a CDS encoding tetratricopeptide repeat protein: protein MKILIAILIFTTFSFTVVAQSNIKEGNNSFALYTKTGEFKHLENARKFADAAFATKKDSAQVKNNVLRALVYSSYAVTDSLRQQKYSADPIELSEKALQVIDKKGASDEYSSEVNYVRQNLISALIFKANKALKENKLKEAFSFYEKVDALNSNNTAVTANLAILALESKDYNKAAELYESIVESDKVTPNDYLKLAQIYTAQDKKQATLDVLSQGRLQFPKSKEILFQLIQIYSNNKSYDAIVPIIDEAIAYEPENIDLNYLAGYANESLNHIEKAKEYYEKVIKFDRNNYEANLAIGLIYLNGFLVNNDDNEAQYNAQNYLLKANEVKPYDVNALKSLAMYYTASKDMAQLDRVNLLLNQLTNN from the coding sequence ATGAAAATTTTAATAGCTATATTAATTTTCACTACATTCAGCTTTACTGTTGTTGCCCAATCCAATATCAAGGAGGGCAACAACAGTTTTGCTTTATACACGAAAACAGGAGAATTTAAACATTTAGAGAACGCCCGTAAATTTGCTGACGCGGCATTTGCCACCAAAAAAGATTCTGCGCAAGTCAAAAACAATGTGCTGCGGGCATTGGTGTATAGTTCCTACGCTGTTACAGACTCTTTGCGTCAGCAAAAGTATAGCGCTGACCCTATTGAACTTTCGGAAAAAGCACTTCAAGTTATTGATAAAAAGGGAGCTTCTGACGAGTACAGCTCTGAAGTTAATTATGTAAGGCAGAATCTAATCTCTGCGCTTATCTTCAAGGCCAACAAAGCCCTTAAAGAAAACAAGCTTAAAGAGGCCTTTTCCTTTTATGAGAAGGTCGATGCGTTAAATTCCAACAATACGGCTGTGACAGCAAATCTTGCCATACTGGCTTTAGAGAGCAAAGATTATAATAAGGCGGCTGAATTATACGAGTCTATTGTGGAGTCAGACAAGGTAACACCTAATGATTATTTAAAATTAGCACAAATTTACACGGCTCAAGATAAGAAACAAGCAACTTTGGACGTTCTATCCCAAGGTAGGTTGCAATTTCCTAAAAGTAAGGAGATACTCTTCCAATTGATTCAGATTTATTCGAACAACAAATCTTATGATGCGATTGTTCCGATCATTGACGAAGCAATTGCTTACGAGCCCGAAAATATTGACCTTAATTATCTAGCTGGATACGCGAATGAATCGCTTAACCATATTGAAAAGGCTAAAGAATACTATGAGAAGGTCATCAAATTCGATCGCAATAACTACGAAGCTAATTTGGCAATAGGCCTTATTTATCTGAATGGTTTCTTGGTCAATAACGATGATAATGAGGCGCAATACAATGCTCAGAACTACCTATTGAAAGCTAATGAAGTGAAGCCTTATGATGTTAATGCGCTTAAATCATTAGCAATGTATTATACTGCTTCTAAAGATATGGCGCAATTAGACCGCGTCAATTTATTATTGAACCAACTTACAAATAATTAA
- a CDS encoding DUF4126 domain-containing protein, with the protein MDISSFSPYIISTCIGIGLAAATGFRVFLPFFLLSMASFFDWVPLNTEWSWLASLPTLIITGVATIVEILGYYIPFIDNILDTINIPLATLAGSLLFASQFADMSALPQWALAIIAGGGTAAVIGSGFAGTRATSSATTGGFGNFIVSTIETAGAIVLSILALFAPILGFILAITMCILMIRYGRRLWKRYHHT; encoded by the coding sequence ATGGATATTTCATCATTTTCACCATATATCATCAGTACATGTATCGGGATAGGACTTGCCGCTGCAACTGGTTTTAGGGTGTTTTTACCATTTTTTCTATTGAGTATGGCCTCATTTTTTGATTGGGTGCCGTTAAACACCGAATGGTCCTGGCTAGCAAGTTTGCCTACATTGATCATTACAGGTGTGGCTACAATAGTCGAAATCCTAGGCTACTACATTCCTTTTATCGATAATATACTGGACACCATCAATATCCCACTTGCCACCTTAGCGGGTTCATTGCTTTTTGCCAGTCAATTTGCTGATATGAGCGCACTCCCACAATGGGCACTCGCCATCATTGCTGGAGGAGGCACCGCCGCTGTCATAGGGTCTGGATTTGCAGGGACTCGCGCTACATCTTCCGCCACGACTGGAGGTTTTGGCAATTTCATTGTCTCAACCATTGAAACCGCGGGTGCTATTGTACTCTCCATCCTTGCTCTATTCGCTCCAATCCTAGGCTTTATCTTGGCAATAACCATGTGCATATTGATGATTCGGTATGGACGACGACTTTGGAAACGCTATCATCATACCTGA
- a CDS encoding ABC-F family ATP-binding cassette domain-containing protein produces MISINNLTFEIGSRALYDEANWHIKPGDKVGLIGANGTGKSTLLRLIVGQYTPTSGSISMAKDLKIGYLNQDLLSYHSDKSILHVAMEAFERQNQLHTEIENLLQKLETDYSDDILNKLSDKQMEFEALDGYSIEFRAHEILAGLGFSEEEQKRPLATFSGGWRMRVMLARILLQTPDILLLDEPTNHMDLPSIKWLENYLQAFEGAIVIVSHDRYFLDRIIKKTVESRKGKLTLYAGNYSYYIEEKALRSEMQSSQFKNQQAKIKQEERLIERFRAKASKAKMAQSRIKALDRMEKIEDVDDENPTVNFQFKFSKPSGRHVVTLEKISKSYPNLEILKETDGLIEKGDKIALIGANGKGKSTLLRIVADADKEYTGTSTKGHNVSQTFFAQHQLEALHLENSIIAEMQAFAPKNTETELRSILGCFLFSGDDAFKKIKVLSGGEKSRVALAKALTADANFLVLDEPTNHLDMQSVNILIQALQQYEGTLIVVSHDRYFLDHVANKIWFIEDKKIKEYPGTYQEYEEWNSKRVIKPIDAKTEKKAVVEQPKKEKSVPTEDKFKIISKKNKELSALEVKVSEKEIEVNHLEQQIAKEEIYSDLQKLQDHTRRYNSAKAELDQLQRAWEDLAEEIMELES; encoded by the coding sequence ATGATATCGATAAACAACTTAACATTTGAAATTGGCTCTAGAGCATTATACGATGAAGCCAATTGGCATATTAAACCTGGCGACAAGGTAGGCCTAATTGGTGCCAACGGCACTGGCAAATCTACGCTATTGAGGCTCATTGTCGGACAGTACACCCCTACTTCGGGCTCCATATCGATGGCTAAAGACCTCAAGATTGGTTATCTCAACCAAGATTTACTATCTTATCATTCGGATAAGAGCATCTTGCACGTAGCGATGGAAGCCTTTGAAAGGCAAAACCAACTGCACACAGAAATTGAAAATTTACTTCAAAAATTAGAAACAGATTACTCTGACGATATTCTCAATAAGCTAAGTGACAAGCAAATGGAATTTGAAGCCCTTGATGGTTATAGCATTGAATTTCGTGCACATGAAATCTTGGCTGGTCTAGGTTTTTCCGAAGAGGAACAAAAAAGACCACTCGCGACCTTCTCAGGTGGTTGGCGCATGCGGGTCATGTTAGCCCGGATATTATTGCAGACACCCGATATCTTGTTACTAGATGAGCCGACCAACCACATGGATTTACCTTCCATCAAATGGTTGGAGAACTATTTACAAGCATTTGAAGGTGCAATCGTCATTGTCTCTCACGATAGATATTTTCTGGATCGAATTATCAAAAAAACAGTAGAGTCCCGTAAAGGGAAGTTGACACTATATGCTGGCAACTATAGTTACTATATAGAGGAGAAAGCTCTTCGTAGTGAAATGCAATCTAGCCAATTCAAAAATCAACAGGCAAAGATAAAGCAAGAGGAACGTTTGATTGAGAGATTCCGTGCGAAAGCATCAAAAGCTAAAATGGCGCAGTCTCGTATCAAAGCCCTTGATCGAATGGAAAAGATTGAAGATGTAGATGATGAGAATCCTACCGTAAATTTTCAATTCAAATTTTCCAAACCATCTGGAAGACATGTCGTCACCCTTGAAAAAATCAGCAAGTCCTACCCTAATCTGGAAATTCTAAAGGAGACAGATGGACTTATCGAAAAAGGAGATAAAATTGCATTGATCGGGGCCAACGGTAAAGGGAAATCAACTCTACTCCGAATCGTTGCCGATGCCGATAAAGAATATACTGGAACAAGTACCAAAGGGCACAACGTCTCTCAGACATTCTTCGCACAGCATCAATTGGAGGCCCTCCATCTAGAAAATTCCATTATTGCAGAGATGCAAGCTTTTGCACCCAAAAATACCGAGACGGAGCTTCGCTCTATTTTAGGTTGCTTCCTATTTTCTGGGGATGATGCTTTCAAAAAAATAAAGGTCCTTTCAGGAGGAGAAAAATCACGTGTCGCCCTGGCTAAGGCTTTAACTGCAGATGCTAATTTTTTGGTATTGGATGAGCCGACCAATCACTTGGATATGCAATCCGTCAATATCCTTATCCAAGCCCTTCAACAATATGAAGGTACACTGATTGTGGTATCGCATGATCGTTATTTCTTAGATCATGTCGCGAACAAAATATGGTTCATTGAGGATAAAAAAATCAAAGAATACCCCGGCACCTACCAAGAGTATGAAGAGTGGAATTCTAAACGGGTTATTAAACCCATAGATGCTAAAACTGAGAAAAAAGCAGTCGTAGAACAGCCGAAAAAAGAAAAATCAGTTCCAACGGAAGATAAATTTAAGATAATTAGTAAAAAGAATAAAGAGTTGTCCGCATTGGAAGTAAAGGTATCTGAAAAAGAAATCGAAGTCAACCACCTCGAGCAACAGATTGCAAAAGAAGAAATCTATTCCGATCTGCAGAAGCTGCAAGACCATACCCGTAGATACAACTCTGCAAAAGCTGAGCTTGACCAATTGCAACGCGCTTGGGAAGACTTAGCGGAAGAAATCATGGAATTGGAGAGCTAA
- the mazG gene encoding nucleoside triphosphate pyrophosphohydrolase, translating to MAHTPPASQHTAPLAFQRLLDVLYTLRVECPWDKKQTMESLRHLTIEELYELTDAILDHDYPEIKKELGDVMMHLVFYARIAEEENKFSLVEVLNAVCDKLISRHPHIYGDVSVENEEQVKSNWEALKLKEGNTSVLSGVPKGLPALVKAYRIQDKVRGVGFDWEDKKEVWKKVEEELAEFKTEFNIEDHKAIDTEKAEAEFGDLLFSLINYARHVGINPENALERTNKKFIHRFTYIEQKAQQNNQRLQDMSLAEMDVYWNEAKKQR from the coding sequence ATGGCTCATACCCCCCCTGCTTCGCAACATACAGCTCCATTGGCATTTCAACGCCTATTAGATGTCCTCTATACCCTACGTGTAGAATGTCCGTGGGATAAAAAACAGACGATGGAATCCCTAAGACATCTCACTATTGAAGAGCTATACGAGCTTACGGACGCTATTCTAGATCACGATTACCCTGAAATCAAGAAAGAACTAGGAGATGTCATGATGCATCTCGTTTTCTATGCACGTATCGCCGAAGAAGAAAATAAATTTTCCTTGGTGGAGGTCCTCAATGCAGTCTGCGACAAGCTTATCAGCCGCCACCCCCATATCTATGGAGATGTGAGTGTAGAGAATGAAGAGCAGGTCAAATCTAACTGGGAAGCCCTAAAACTTAAAGAAGGGAATACATCTGTACTCTCTGGTGTGCCGAAAGGACTCCCCGCGTTAGTAAAAGCTTATCGAATACAAGACAAAGTCAGAGGTGTTGGTTTTGATTGGGAAGATAAGAAAGAAGTTTGGAAGAAAGTTGAGGAAGAGCTAGCGGAGTTCAAGACAGAATTTAATATCGAAGACCACAAAGCGATCGACACCGAAAAAGCAGAGGCAGAATTTGGAGATTTGCTCTTTTCGTTGATCAACTATGCTCGGCATGTCGGCATAAACCCAGAAAACGCGCTTGAACGCACAAATAAGAAGTTTATTCATCGATTTACATATATCGAGCAGAAAGCACAGCAAAACAATCAACGACTCCAAGATATGTCTCTAGCGGAAATGGATGTCTATTGGAATGAAGCCAAGAAACAACGTTGA
- a CDS encoding tetratricopeptide repeat protein encodes MNIRKTIVLSVMVSAGTLVFAQTGNLKKAKSAIAKFEEFKGAGQPKLGETNLKTASDALNEAIVHEKTKDLAETWTYYALVSANYASLNNSAEEAAKAEEGIKKAKELDTDKKNAENIKVAEQTLGQYNFNQGVAAWEKQDYPTAYTAFDKGLVYLPGDTTLTYYSGLAAIQNKDYKNAIEKYKALIPAKEFSNHKSILVDLPKLFLSAADTTSALEYAAIAATEYPTDNGAAVQNIELNLIAGNEQKVVSDIENQIAKDPTNKTLYYYLGIASSATKDMDKALTAYQKAIELDPNYFEANTNAAVTIMNQVREDINKANNDRTLKTADYNAAVTAAKDKLKPALPYLLKLVELEPKNADSLRYLKSYYDFVQDEEKSKEVQSKIDALN; translated from the coding sequence ATGAACATTAGAAAAACAATAGTTTTATCCGTGATGGTATCCGCAGGAACACTTGTTTTTGCGCAAACGGGAAACTTAAAAAAAGCTAAATCTGCAATTGCAAAGTTTGAGGAATTTAAAGGCGCTGGCCAGCCAAAGTTGGGCGAGACAAATTTAAAGACGGCATCTGATGCGCTTAACGAAGCTATTGTACATGAAAAAACAAAGGATTTAGCCGAGACATGGACATATTATGCTTTGGTGAGTGCTAACTATGCTTCTCTAAACAATTCAGCTGAAGAAGCGGCAAAAGCCGAGGAAGGCATTAAGAAAGCCAAAGAGTTGGATACGGATAAGAAAAATGCTGAAAACATCAAGGTGGCCGAACAAACATTGGGTCAATATAATTTTAACCAAGGGGTAGCCGCTTGGGAAAAACAAGATTACCCTACTGCATATACAGCGTTCGACAAAGGATTGGTCTATCTACCAGGTGATACTACATTGACTTATTACTCTGGTCTAGCTGCTATCCAAAACAAGGATTACAAAAATGCAATTGAAAAATATAAGGCTTTGATTCCTGCAAAAGAGTTTTCAAACCACAAAAGTATATTAGTAGACCTTCCAAAATTATTCCTATCTGCGGCTGATACCACCAGTGCACTTGAATATGCGGCAATTGCAGCTACCGAATACCCGACTGACAATGGCGCGGCTGTACAAAATATTGAATTGAACCTAATAGCAGGGAATGAGCAAAAAGTAGTTTCAGATATAGAAAATCAAATTGCGAAAGACCCTACCAACAAGACCTTATACTATTATCTGGGTATTGCCAGTAGTGCAACCAAAGATATGGACAAAGCGTTGACAGCTTATCAAAAAGCAATTGAATTGGATCCAAACTATTTTGAGGCCAATACAAATGCGGCGGTTACGATTATGAATCAAGTACGGGAAGACATTAATAAAGCTAACAACGATCGCACTTTGAAAACCGCTGATTACAATGCCGCTGTAACAGCTGCTAAAGACAAGTTGAAACCAGCACTACCTTATCTATTGAAATTAGTAGAGTTGGAGCCTAAAAATGCAGATTCATTGCGATACTTAAAAAGCTACTATGACTTTGTTCAAGATGAAGAAAAAAGCAAAGAAGTACAATCTAAAATTGATGCTTTGAACTAA
- the thiS gene encoding sulfur carrier protein ThiS has protein sequence MQITFNGLTKPLVPSLTLQQLLDQELPDKQKSIAVSVNNTVVPKNSWSTHAIFHQDNILVFTAAQGG, from the coding sequence ATGCAAATTACATTCAACGGGCTCACCAAGCCCCTCGTCCCATCTCTTACTTTACAGCAATTGCTCGATCAGGAACTACCTGATAAGCAAAAAAGCATAGCCGTATCTGTCAACAATACGGTTGTCCCCAAAAATAGCTGGTCCACTCATGCTATCTTTCATCAAGACAATATTTTAGTTTTTACTGCTGCACAAGGAGGATAG
- a CDS encoding ABC transporter ATP-binding protein, which produces MTISNLLQKIKPFAKPYKNLIFYTLLLTVVGSFAAQVNAFILKYTVDSISDLLVADEPLSKGLYLLTVISVILLLKEIIYSVVQFGQKFYGEKLRIYIARDFSQLIVTKILSYRMAFYTSSQNESGKLQTRIDAGISSLTRLVQNFFIDILPLFANALVALGCMFAANFYVGLVGLLIVPIYFYVSQIQANKLGGFRRNMRRYRENKSNQIINLIESINVIKSFVREDLEAKRHEKIQYEMTENQMATRKTSFLFDSIKSFIEQIGVVIVIILTAYFVLNNQMSLGAIMFHIMLFNNVSAPIRQLHRIYDEVNDALIYSESFFEILEADSEIESSGNYRPSEVRGVIELKNVDFEYPNGTKALTNANMLIQPNQITALVGLSGAGKSTVINLMDKFYAPTNGQILLDGVDLQEYDTAFLRENIGLVLQRNHIFKGSVADNIRYGKPNASLEEVIYAAKQAYIHDQVIDLPNGYDAEAHLMSGGQQQRVAIARLFLKNPPIIFLDEPTANLDAIATEQIKNSLDAIKVGRTVIIVSHSISQIIDASHIVVMEKGRIVENGSHEELYEHKGVYHKIFMAMANSLNINKITSSMHD; this is translated from the coding sequence ATGACTATTTCTAACTTACTTCAAAAAATAAAACCATTTGCGAAGCCCTATAAGAATTTGATATTCTATACCTTGCTATTGACTGTTGTCGGCTCTTTTGCTGCACAGGTCAATGCTTTTATCTTGAAATATACGGTGGATTCCATCAGCGACCTGTTGGTAGCGGATGAGCCCCTGTCTAAGGGGCTGTATCTATTGACGGTAATTTCAGTTATTTTACTGCTGAAGGAAATCATATATTCAGTGGTGCAGTTTGGGCAAAAGTTCTATGGTGAGAAGTTACGGATTTATATTGCTCGTGATTTTTCGCAATTGATCGTAACCAAGATTCTGAGTTATCGAATGGCTTTTTATACTTCCTCACAAAATGAATCTGGTAAGTTGCAAACCCGAATAGATGCGGGTATCAGTAGCCTTACCCGTTTGGTGCAAAATTTCTTTATAGATATTCTACCTTTATTTGCCAATGCACTCGTCGCGTTGGGCTGTATGTTTGCTGCAAATTTCTATGTCGGGTTGGTGGGATTACTCATTGTGCCTATTTATTTTTATGTTAGTCAGATACAAGCCAATAAGCTGGGTGGTTTTCGACGCAATATGAGGCGGTACAGGGAGAATAAAAGTAATCAGATTATCAACTTAATCGAATCCATTAACGTTATTAAATCCTTTGTTAGGGAAGATTTAGAAGCGAAGCGCCATGAAAAGATTCAATATGAGATGACAGAAAATCAGATGGCTACCCGCAAAACCAGTTTTTTGTTTGATAGTATCAAGAGTTTTATTGAGCAAATTGGTGTGGTTATCGTAATCATCTTGACGGCCTATTTTGTCCTTAATAATCAAATGTCATTAGGTGCCATCATGTTTCATATTATGTTGTTCAACAATGTTTCTGCTCCGATTCGACAATTGCACAGGATCTACGATGAGGTGAATGATGCCTTGATCTATTCTGAGAGTTTCTTTGAAATATTGGAGGCGGATAGTGAAATCGAGTCGAGCGGCAATTATAGGCCTTCTGAAGTGAGGGGAGTGATTGAGCTGAAGAATGTAGATTTTGAGTACCCTAATGGTACCAAGGCGTTGACCAATGCTAATATGCTGATTCAACCCAATCAGATTACTGCTTTAGTAGGATTAAGTGGTGCTGGTAAGAGTACGGTAATAAATCTGATGGACAAGTTCTATGCACCAACGAATGGACAAATTCTTTTGGACGGTGTGGATTTGCAGGAGTACGATACGGCTTTTTTGAGAGAGAATATCGGTTTGGTCCTGCAACGAAACCATATTTTTAAAGGGTCGGTAGCGGATAATATTCGCTATGGAAAACCAAATGCCAGTTTAGAAGAAGTCATCTATGCCGCCAAGCAGGCCTATATACACGACCAGGTAATTGACTTGCCGAATGGGTATGACGCGGAAGCCCACCTGATGTCTGGGGGTCAGCAACAGCGGGTCGCTATCGCACGGCTTTTTCTTAAAAATCCACCTATCATCTTTTTAGATGAACCTACCGCCAATTTGGATGCAATCGCTACCGAACAGATCAAGAATAGTTTGGATGCGATAAAGGTAGGGCGTACGGTCATTATTGTATCGCACAGTATATCCCAAATTATCGATGCATCTCATATTGTAGTAATGGAAAAAGGAAGAATAGTCGAAAATGGAAGTCATGAGGAACTGTACGAGCATAAAGGGGTATATCATAAAATATTTATGGCGATGGCCAATAGTTTAAACATCAATAAGATAACAAGTTCAATGCATGATTGA
- a CDS encoding quinone-dependent dihydroorotate dehydrogenase, translating to MYKLIKPFFFSMNPESAHHTVTGGLQTFTKIWGAKSLLKSIYSITDKRLEREVLGLKFKNPVGLAAGFDKNGEYIDQMANFGFGFIEIGTVTPKPQPGNEKPRMFRLVPDEALINRMGFNNQGADVAAGRLRHLKRREGIIIGGNIGKNKVTPNEDAVLDYLYCFRALFDYVDYFVVNVSSPNTPGLRDLQEKEPLKNILRQLMDINNKNGVSRPILLKIAPDLTDSQLNDIIEIVQETKIAGVIATNTTISREGLRSNPVLVNEMGGVSGKPLTKRSTEVIRYLSEKSNRAFPIIGVGGIHTAEDAIEKLDAGACLIQLYTGFIYEGPGLVSDICKGILKSGR from the coding sequence ATGTACAAGTTGATCAAACCTTTTTTCTTTTCCATGAATCCCGAGTCTGCCCATCATACCGTGACTGGTGGATTGCAGACCTTTACTAAAATATGGGGAGCTAAATCTTTACTGAAATCTATTTATTCCATAACGGATAAGCGATTGGAACGTGAGGTCTTAGGTTTAAAATTTAAGAATCCCGTAGGGCTAGCCGCTGGATTTGACAAAAACGGAGAGTATATCGATCAGATGGCTAACTTCGGATTTGGATTTATCGAGATAGGAACGGTAACCCCCAAACCTCAACCGGGGAACGAGAAACCGAGGATGTTCAGATTGGTACCTGATGAGGCCTTGATTAATCGTATGGGCTTTAATAATCAAGGTGCTGATGTGGCAGCTGGAAGATTGAGACACCTGAAGAGAAGAGAGGGAATCATTATCGGTGGAAATATTGGCAAAAATAAAGTGACACCTAATGAAGATGCTGTACTGGATTATCTTTACTGCTTCCGGGCGCTCTTTGATTATGTCGATTATTTTGTGGTCAATGTGAGTTCGCCCAATACGCCTGGTTTGCGGGATTTGCAGGAAAAAGAGCCTTTGAAAAATATATTACGACAATTGATGGATATCAACAATAAAAATGGAGTGTCTAGACCCATTTTGTTGAAAATTGCTCCAGATTTGACAGACAGCCAGCTAAATGATATCATCGAAATCGTTCAAGAAACTAAAATTGCTGGCGTTATAGCGACCAATACCACGATATCGAGAGAAGGACTACGTAGCAATCCTGTGTTGGTCAATGAAATGGGAGGAGTGAGTGGAAAGCCATTGACGAAGCGATCTACCGAGGTCATCCGTTACCTTTCTGAAAAGTCTAATCGTGCTTTTCCTATTATTGGGGTGGGGGGGATCCATACTGCCGAAGATGCCATAGAAAAGTTGGATGCGGGAGCTTGCCTAATTCAATTGTATACTGGATTTATCTACGAAGGTCCAGGTTTGGTCTCGGATATTTGTAAGGGGATATTGAAAAGTGGACGTTAA
- the thiC gene encoding phosphomethylpyrimidine synthase ThiC encodes MTTETQSLSTTPFPNSQKIYVEGQLFPIRVAMREITLSNTKLSNGTTEHNPPITVYDTSGPYTDTDIEVDIRKGLPRLREQWILDRGDVEILEDITSDYGKIRQQDPHLDSLRFEYAHKPKKAISGKNVTQLHYAKQGIVTAEMEYIAIRENQRIEQLQQATKGMEHAHQGHSFGANTPKDKITPEFVRDEIAAGRAIIPNNINHPESEPMIIGRNFLVKINANIGNSAVTSSIEEEVEKAVWACRWGADTIMDLSTGQNIHETREWIIRNSPVPIGTVPIYQALEKVKGVAENLTWEIFRDTLIEQAEQGVSYFTIHAGVLLRYIHLTASRVTGIVSRGGSIMAKWCLYHHQENFLYTHFEEICQIMKAYDIAFSLGDGLRPGSIADANDAAQFSELETLGELTKIAWQYDVQVMVEGPGHVPMHLIKENMEKQLQECQEAPFYTLGPLTTDIAPGYDHITSAIGAAMIGWFGCAMLCYVTPKEHLGLPNKKDVKDGVITYKLAAHAADLAKGHPGAQYRDNVLSKARFEFRWEDQFNLSLDPDTAREYHDETLPADGAKVAHFCSMCGPKFCSMKITQEIREATQQGLLEKSREFIENGKQIYI; translated from the coding sequence ATGACTACCGAAACACAATCGCTTTCCACCACTCCATTTCCCAACTCTCAAAAAATTTATGTAGAGGGTCAATTATTCCCCATACGTGTAGCGATGCGTGAAATCACGCTAAGCAATACAAAGCTATCTAATGGGACTACCGAGCATAACCCACCAATCACCGTGTACGACACTTCCGGTCCCTATACCGATACTGACATCGAGGTAGACATTCGCAAAGGGCTCCCTCGTCTTAGGGAGCAGTGGATATTAGACCGCGGAGATGTAGAGATATTAGAAGATATTACGTCCGATTACGGAAAGATAAGACAACAAGATCCCCATCTAGACTCATTACGATTTGAATACGCGCATAAACCGAAGAAAGCCATTTCAGGTAAGAACGTCACACAGTTGCATTATGCCAAACAAGGAATTGTCACAGCGGAAATGGAGTACATTGCTATCCGAGAGAATCAGCGCATAGAACAACTTCAGCAAGCTACTAAAGGCATGGAACATGCACATCAGGGACACTCCTTTGGTGCCAATACCCCCAAAGACAAGATAACGCCTGAATTCGTCAGAGATGAAATAGCTGCCGGAAGAGCCATTATCCCTAACAATATCAATCACCCTGAAAGTGAACCCATGATTATTGGCCGCAACTTCTTGGTCAAAATCAATGCAAACATTGGCAACAGCGCCGTCACGTCCAGCATCGAAGAAGAAGTAGAAAAAGCCGTGTGGGCGTGCCGTTGGGGAGCAGACACCATTATGGACCTCTCTACTGGTCAAAACATTCATGAAACCCGGGAATGGATTATCCGCAATTCACCAGTCCCTATCGGCACGGTACCCATTTATCAAGCCTTAGAAAAAGTGAAAGGAGTAGCCGAAAACCTGACCTGGGAAATCTTTAGGGATACGTTAATCGAGCAAGCCGAACAAGGTGTTTCATACTTCACTATCCACGCTGGGGTATTGCTTCGCTATATTCATCTTACCGCGTCCCGCGTCACAGGAATCGTCTCTAGGGGCGGATCCATTATGGCGAAATGGTGTCTGTATCATCATCAAGAGAATTTTCTCTATACCCACTTCGAAGAAATATGCCAAATCATGAAAGCCTATGATATCGCATTTTCCTTAGGTGATGGTCTACGTCCCGGATCCATTGCTGACGCAAACGATGCAGCCCAATTTTCCGAGCTTGAAACATTAGGCGAATTGACAAAAATCGCTTGGCAATATGATGTCCAAGTGATGGTGGAAGGTCCTGGTCATGTACCGATGCACCTAATTAAAGAAAATATGGAGAAGCAACTACAAGAATGTCAAGAAGCACCATTTTATACATTAGGCCCCCTCACCACTGATATTGCGCCCGGATACGACCACATTACCTCCGCCATCGGCGCAGCGATGATTGGCTGGTTTGGATGTGCCATGCTCTGCTACGTCACCCCAAAAGAGCACTTAGGGCTACCCAATAAAAAAGATGTCAAGGATGGAGTAATTACCTACAAACTAGCGGCCCATGCGGCCGACTTGGCAAAAGGACACCCAGGAGCGCAGTATAGGGATAATGTGCTCAGTAAAGCTCGATTTGAGTTTAGATGGGAAGATCAATTCAATCTATCCCTGGACCCAGACACTGCTCGCGAATATCATGATGAGACATTGCCTGCCGATGGAGCGAAAGTCGCTCACTTTTGCTCGATGTGCGGACCGAAATTCTGCTCGATGAAAATAACCCAGGAAATACGGGAAGCCACCCAACAGGGGCTCCTTGAAAAATCTCGGGAATTTATAGAAAACGGCAAACAAATCTACATCTGA